The Hippocampus zosterae strain Florida chromosome 2, ASM2543408v3, whole genome shotgun sequence genome contains the following window.
ctacaccatttgtgttcagccGTCCTTTGCCTCAAAGGTTATAACACCGCAATAACAATGATATTTGTTCGCTCGTCTATGTCGTTTCCCCTTATCATCTTGCTGAAGATGAGGCAAAGCTACTTGGTTGTTTTAGGTACACAATGTgtacattttacaatacaatacaatacaatacatgttaAGTTTGTGGGTGAACATCAcctagccgttttttttttagctgttcaTGACACGccccaaactgctgcttgttgtaaaGTGAATGGAGTTGAGTTCACTTCCACCATGCAGCGCTCGTAACTTGAATTTTTCCTCTCAAGTCAAAGCTAAGCATAGCGAGAGTTAAATTGCTTCCAAATATTTAAATGGCCCCTTTAAACTCCGCCCTCTTCCAGATATCCGATGATTTCCCTCTGGTATTGACCCATGATGTCCCGCTTGCGCTCCGCTTTGTGCTGCTAGACTGGTGGTCGCCGTGGAAGAGGCCTTCACTCATATCAAGCACATGAAGGAAGAGGAGCAGAAGAAAGTTCCGGGAGACGTGATGGACCCGCGAGAGGCAGCGCAAGCCATCTTCCCGTCCATGGCGCGGACCCTCCAGAAGTATTTAAGGACAACCAAACAGCAGCACTGCCACAGCATGGAGAGCATTCAACAGCACCTGGCTTTCTGCATCAGCAACAACATGTCACCCAAGGTCTGGTCTCCATTTCTCCGCTGCATATTCAGAGATGGGGATATTTGAGATATTTGactaagagtgtgtgtgtggctttaaacAGCGGGGCCTGATATGGGCGTCGGTGAATCAAATCTGGCTTTTAATGGGCTAATCTGGGCGTCGGTGGTGGCCGTTGTGTAAGAATACGatttaccggtacatatttATTGAGCACTTTTGTTTACCATTTCCTACTGCTTGTTCATAGAAGAAGGTGCATCATGAAATTGAAAGTGGCttgtgagagttttttttttttaatttgggtgGCAAGTTATAataaaggggcggcccggtagtccagtggttagcacgtcggcttcacagtgcagaggtaccgggttcgattccagctccggcctccctgtgtggagtttgcatgttctccccgggcctgcgtgggttttctccgggtgttccggtttcctcccacattccaaaaacatggcatggcaggctgattggacgctctaaattgcggcccggtagtctagtggttagcacttcggcttcacagtgcagaggtactgggttcgattccagctccggcctccctgtgtggagtttgcatgttctccccaggcctgcgtgggttttctccgggtgctccggtttcctcccacattccaaaaacatgcgtggcaggctgattggacactctaaattgcggcccggtagtctagtggttagcacttcggcttcacagtgcagaggtaccgggttcgattccagctccggcctccctgtgtggagtttgcacgttctccccgggcctgcgtgggttttctccgggtgctccggtttcctcccacattccaaaaacatggcatggcaggctgattggacgctctaaattgtccctaggtgtgagtgcgaatggttgttcgtttctgtgtgccctgcgattggctggcaactggttcagggtgtcccccgcctactgcccgaagacagctgggataggctccagcacccccccgcgaccctagtgaggatcaagcggctcggaagatgaatgaatgaattataataaATAAGCAAACATCGATAACTCGGTCTATTGCGTAATGTGGTCCCCGCAAAGCTCCGGGACTTTGATGCCCCATCGAATTACATGAGTTATTCAATGAGTCGATGCGGCTCGAGACAATTTGTTTAATACAATATGTAACTGCTGAGCATATCTTTACTGACACGGCCGGCTTGTTTTAGCTCGTTCAATAAATGAAAGGTGAAGAAaaagtggttgtgtgtgtgtgtgtgtgtgtgtgtctcccgcAGGCCTTCCTGGAGAGTTACCTGAAACCAGGCCCGACTTTACAGTACAGCCGGGACCACTGGTTGGCGCGTCAGTGGACTCTGGTCAGCGAGGCGTCAGTCACCAGCGGCCTTCGAGACGGTACCGTCTTTGTCCTCAGGTGCACGGACTTCAACCTGGTGGTGTCCGTCAAGAAGATCCCCTTTATCCGCTTGTCAGAGGAGTACATTGACCCCAAATCCCACAAGTTTGTTCTACGGTTACAATCAGAGACCTCCGTGTAGGGGTTTTTCTAGGTCgtgtcaatttttatttttagatttggACAGAAATATGAATGATCACATGTAcatatggagggaaaaaaaatatgttctgcATGTGATAAGCCTAAATCAACACTAGATGGCAACGTTGGGACGTTTAAGGTTGCAAACTTCCGTTTCGATTGGATGGACTGGATCTGAATTTCTTTCATTCTCTCAAATGACCAAAAAGTATCCACACAAGTCGACTCGTTTTGGAGTCCAGAGCCCAGTTACCACATCGGCACATCTTCGGGACTCATGTCCATCCTGCCTTGAGGACCAAGTTGGATAGTTTTAGTtcaggtgagaaaaaaaaaaaccaaaagtgaTTTATGATCACTGGAATCGTGTGTTCATGTCTCCGGATCAGGGTTGTACGCTACCGCCCCCTGGTGAACATTGAACGGAACTACTGAGTGACGAACGCTTTGTCGATGCCAATACACTGTATCTGTTTGCGTGTACAcaaactgtatgtatgtatgtacagtagatATGTTTACTTACATCGTCACCTTCATAAAATAACGGcctatgtcattttttaataCCAATGACTTGATATTTATTTACGAAGGATGTGGTCTGTTTTAGCAGAGGCGACTAGCATCACGAGGAGCTGTTgacggcaaaaaaataaaaaaatagaagtcaAAATATGATTTAGCCTTTTATTTTCAGAAGGTCACGATGTCACTCATGACTCCTTTTCTTCACCATTCGTCACGCCGTTGCCAGTTTACGGCCtttatgtgtgtgggggggggggggggggtgaaattaaaacgttttttatGACCATTTGTACTGCTGTGTCTTAagatatcagatttttttttttttggaatgttaaGGTTCAGCCTCACTGGTAATTTACAATATGCGTTTTTGTTCCGAGCGACAAATATCATAAGTCTCGTTTTCCGTAATTGCCGTGCCAGGTCTGAATATCGATGTCTGGTGCGAAAAATGGATAGCATCGTTCCCCCGGGCAAATACAGTGTCTGGGTCCGCCTGTCGCAACTCATCTGTCGTCGTCGGCttcatcgcccccccccaactcccacccccaccccccatataTCTTTTCCTTGCAGGATGGAAAAGGGCGGAGAAGGAAATGAACATTTGCATCtaaatggaatgcttttccTCCTATTTATTTGGGTAATGTCGTGGTTATGTGTAGATGGATGCGTGGTCTCCTTCGCTCGGTTTCGTCTTCAAGCAAATGTTCTCTCCTGCTTGATGGACACGCCGGGCTAAGCTATATGGTCAAAACAACTCGGGGGGCCAGGTAGTTCGTTTTGTCTCGTTGACATTGGGTGAGAAAAATCAAATGCATCACCGCGGTCTGCATTGGAAGTCTCAAAGAATggtccgttttttttgttttgtttgttttaatgagcTGAATTTGGGAATATTAAAGAGGAAGGCGTGCTTCCTTAAAACTTCAAAACATTAAAACGAGTTCAAAATGGGCGAGTTATTACTTTTCCCAGCCCAAATGCAACGTAACTCAGGAGTTTTTCGAAATACAAGGCATCAAACGgccaatttcatttatttattggtggCGTGGGGGGCTAATTTGTCAGCGAACgccacaacaagcagcagtttaacAGAtgctgaacaattcttcaaaaagagtCTTCAAGCTGTTTAGTGCTACTCCGAGTTTATTTACTTTAAAAGTTGAACAAGAGAAACATGATGGACATGAATTTTGTCTCATGaaagtccgctagcttaatgctaacacattgCAAAATGCCATCGCATGCTACAATACTCAcagacatattctttatcctctgcaaagaaaagCACGAATATTAATGCAGCTTAGTTGAGACattcttctttgtattttatcCTTTTGTAAAGTAGCATACTATAGACCGCTATCTAATTAAAAACaggtttcaacattttttttatttttttactggtgTTTTTTAAGGATGTTgtaacggattaatggcattcccAATAATTTCATTGGGGgaaagttgatttgagttaCTAGCAAGGTCACGGAACAAATGTAAACTACTAAGTCGATTCCTGTGCCGATTTTTATTTCGGTCACAAAGCCAATGTTGTATTGATCTTGCGCAACGATCACGGCCATTACTCCGCATTAGCTTGCGTTCGTGTCATCTCAAGAAAAGAAGAGATTCGATCTCTCAGCGTTCACGTACAATCTCGAAGTTGGACATCAAATCCGAATGAGAAGTAAAGCGAGATGATAAAGCGGCTAACGAGCTCAGTCATATAGGTCATCATCTCGGTCATGGTTCTCGTCGCCGTCTTCCGTCAAGTCCTCCTCAAAGTCCTCGcggtcgtcatcatcatcatcatcgtcctctGTGTTAACTCTGCCCGACAGGACGTCCTCGATCCAGTCCTCCAGGTCCTCGGCAGTGGGTAAGTCCTCATCGTTGGACATGTCGAGCCACACGCTGTCCGCCTGCAATGCACAATGGAGCTCTCTGTAAGGTCAGTCGACTTGTTGTACCGGAGCAGAGTTCGTCTTACATCTGTGACGTTGACTACACCGATCTGAGGCCTGAACAAGTCCAACTTGAAGGTCTTTTCCCAGTAAGTGGTGAGCTGGAAAACACGAGACAAGTCTCTGCGCAAGTCGTGAGCAAATCTCAATCTTGCAAGTTTCAAGAATGTCCCAAACTCTAAAATTCAAGTCTGATTGTAGTCGCATGACTTGTCTCGAATCAGACTTAAATTCCCCGCCTCTAGTGCTGACTGCCTGCCAAGACCACGTGAAGTAGGTTTAAGGTCTTGGTACACACGTAAGGAGTCCCGCGAGGCAGAAATCTCAGGAGATCACACGTGATCTCACCCAAATGAAGAACAGACACTTCTGGATATGCGCTCAAGGAAACAAGCCGAGTGTTTCCAAAGCTGACTGGAGGCGATGCCCTCAAAAAAATCTTGCCTTGGAAAATACTTCTTGGCGTCCGGGAATCCACTTTTATATGCAAAGGACACTGGATCACATGgactattttgttttatttaccgtattggcccgaatataagacggtcctgattataagacgaccccctctttttcaagactcaagtttgaaaaaagactttttgaacagcaAATTCATTTGTatccagaaaataatgacagtccatctgaaacaaatgattctaacaatatatttgagaggaaaagcatgttattttgcctaatTCCAATCttcatatctgaacatttaaatatgtaaactaaagtgcaatcacattgggAAATGAAtggtttctgtttttttaaacgtaaatgacatcataacgtCTCCTCAGCtaccggttaacctggccgatctacgacccacttttctccagattgtcgctaaggttctccattttctgttctctcttctcttattttcttttctttcttaccgccatttttaattttccttcttcgcgctaccgctatttttatttttatccttcGTGACGGGTGTTTACTTTGGCCTGAGGAGTcaaattcagcattcgcttcaatgatatctggcgccatctagcgtcgtaaatgggtataacgtctagaccccgaatataagacgacccccactttttcagtcttatttcaatgcaaaaaaacaccgtcttatattcgggcctaTACGGTACTACCGCTGCCTTGTTTATCAGTCAGGGTGCTTGTTTGATTGTCTACAGGCTATTCTGTTGACGTCACCATCCACAGAGTCCCACACCTGAAGGTCTTTTGGTTGCGCCAACTTGTTTTGGACCCTGTTGGGACAAATCCTCTCAGCACCTCAAACATAAGAATGATCTTGCAAGCCATAAGATTTGATGACCTTTTGGGTCAGTAAAGAGGcaaaaatgtggacaaaaacAGCCCAATCGTCTTCATCTGCGTACCCTCCCGTGACATTCGTCAACAAGCAAAGTTCCCCCATACCCACCAGAGGGAAGTCATCAGGGTCGATCCAGACAATGCTGAGATCTGGGTTGTTGGTGTTGTCTCGGGCCACGTCCTTCAAGATCTCCAGCAGTTCATAGCCATCTGGGAGTGGGGTGGGCAACGAGTGAGGGTGAGGGTGCGCAACAATTTACACGTCAATGCCTTTTGGGACTTAAAGGAGAGGAAAAGATTTTCAGACCTGGGTCCTCCTCTTCAGCGAATGCAACGATATGGATTCCGTCCATGTCGTCTTCCTAGAGGTGAGCAAAGCGTGGGGTGATTTTCAACAACCTGTCGGCGATGCGTCACAGCAAGAGTAGTTGAATTCTTTTTACCCATGTCTCAAACATGTTCTCTGCCCGGAGCTTTCTCAGAGTGGCCCTGCAAAATGGCACTTACAAGTCAAAATCCAGGGGCCGGCTTGGAACGAAACGCCACCTCGGTACCGCATGAATTTAACCTTCTGTGTCGATTGACAAAGTCCACAATGTCCGTCTCCGACAGCGCTCGGCCGGGCAGGACCACGGGCTCCTCCATGAAGGGCTCGTAAAAATTCACCTCGTTCATCTTGAGGGAGAGATGTTTGGCCACCTGAAAAGCATCCCGATTCTTCAGAGAAGGCGCACGTCGCGCGCGTGACATCAACGCGACGACTTGCTTTGCACTTACGGATTTATCAAACGTGGCAAAGAACTTGATGTAAGGTTGAAAACGCTCAGAGGCCTCCTGGAAGGCTTTGTAGTCTGAGAGGCAGGAAGAGAGAATGTTAGGAAGCCCCCGGACGTTTCGGGCAGTAAGCgtggggcaccctgaaccggttgccaaccaatcgcagggcacacagagaccaataacaccgggggacaatttagagtgttcaatcagcctgccatgcatgtttttggaatgtgggcggaaaccagagtacccggagaaaacccacacaggaacggggagaacatgcaaactccacacaggggtatcgaaccctctgcactgtgaggtcgacgcactaaccactggaccaccaccgGACCACCCGCATTATCTTAACACTGTCCCTAAATGTATGGGGTGGTAAAAATGTGTAACACCAGACAAATTAAGGTTCTCAAAAGCCAGCTAAACATGAATACCATGAACACCGCTCATTACCATCCACATTCTTCCGCCTATCCGGGCTCAAGTCGCAAGAGGAGCAATCTAAGCAGAGAAGTCCATATTtccttctccccagccacttcttccaaggGGTTCCCTAGAACTCCCCCAGGCCGGCCAAGATATGTAGTCTCTCCAGCGAGTTCTGGTTCTTCTCCCAGTGAATCCTCCCCGAAACATCTCATCAGGGAAGCACGCGGTAGGCATCCTGAATAGATGCCCGAGCCGACTCACCTAAGCTCACTTCATTGCACAGGAGCAGCTACTTGCCTCTGATATAGCCTGCAAAGTGATCTGCGATCTTGTTCTTTTGGTCATAACCTACAGCTTGGTGACCAAGGGGTTGAGGGTGGGAAGTATCGACGGGTAAATTGCAAATTTTGCCTTGCTCGGCTCCTTCTTCCCCCGTGACAGGCCGATTGAGAGGTGGCTCGTGGATGGCGCTTTGAGAACCGCTGCCTTAAGACTACGCTGTGAAATATCACATCAGAACCACAATGAACCAGATCGCATCTTGTCTCTGTGTCATAATTTCAGTTTGAGCAATTAGCTGGTGAACTAGATGCTATTTAAAGCCTCTCGTGAGAGAAacaggagaaggggggggggggggggggaatcaagatCCCATTAAAAGTCTATTGGGACTCAGCATGGAGCTATTGGAGgacaccattattttttttctttctgtttgaCTGCAAATGAGCGTGTAGGAGTCGGGGCGTCGCATGGTAAGAAACTCACATAAATCCTCTCCTTTGAAGTAACCAATGAGGCGAATGTCTTCCTCTATCCTTTCGAAGGCTCTGAGCTCCATTGCGTTGTTGATTATTTCCACCGGGTCCTCCAGCACCTGCAgaaagaggggggaggggggcagcacAGTAACAAGCTGCAAGGAATGCATACAAATCTGAATAAATGTGTGTATCTAGGCCATGAGTAtacacccatacacacacacacacaatttgtggGGGTTGCACTCACATCCAGGAGGAACTCCACAAGAGTGTCTGCTGAGAGTTCACCATCAAACTCAATGATGCGATCGTCCTTAAAGATGTACAGGCTTCCCACCTCTTCTAGGCCTGCCCCAGAAATGGAACTGTCAGAGAACCGCCACTGGACACGAGAGCAAAATGGCTTACCGAGCTTCTTGGCTACTTTGGCATTCTTCTGAGCATCCACCATTCCAAATCCAATGTTTTTGTTCTCCAGCACCTGAGCAGTCAGCTAGGCGGTGATCACATCAAACAAATGAGTCCTTAAATCTGTTTAATTAAATTAATCTGTTGAATTAAATTAATCTGTTTAAATTAATCGAATTAATCTGTCCTTAAACGCTCTTCCACGATAAATCATAACGATCacaagacgacgacgacgcttTGTGTCCGATGTTTCTCACCTCCAGGACCAGCTCGGTCATCTGGAAGCGCTTCTGCAGGCCTTTGTTGGCAGGTACGGGCTCATGGTAGAACAGACATAGCAGGTCAAATCTCCGCAGGGCTTTCTTGTAGCTGCGCTCGTTGATATCCAGCACTCGGTCCCTGCCATCAAAGTTGGGGAATTCCAAACCTTCCTCTGCAGCACAAAGcacaatgaaataaatgcaaaagGTACAAAGCAGAGACAGGTGCATTTCCAGCACTGTTGTCCGGCGATGAGAGAGGGAAAAGTAATTAGCGGGTATCAAACTTGGACGTTTTAGCAACGGTGTTCAAAAAGCTTGCACAAAGTGTATCACGATGGCTCCAGTTTGTGCTCCTCTCAACGATCGCTCTCTACATTCTCTATCCACCTGGGTTTACTCTCCTCTCCCCATCACCGAGTTAAATCTCATAGGAGgcatttttcccctcctcctcacCTATATTACAAGACAGACATTCAGGATGAtgattctgtctgtctgtctactgCATCtactatatataaatatatttttttatagtaCAGTAGGTATTGTAAAGTGCTCTCGAAATAGAGTTGAGTTGGGTTGTTTCATtctctgaaaacaaaacattttgggtcaaacaaagaaaaatatatttttccaaaaacTTAACTTAGCTAAATTGAACCCAAATAAGTGGACACATTTCTGAAATTAACAAAGTACTTCGATTCAGCATTACGGTAGGTAAGGATTTGTGGTGGACATTACCGTAATCCGTGCTCTCAGACAGAAGTAGTCGATGCCAGATGAACACACGCCTATTCCAATCTCAGACAAAGCTTTAGGATCGAGGAAAATGGAGCGCTGCTATCTTTGGGTTTTTGTATTTATGCTACAAGGGTGCATTTTGTCCCTGCTTTGTGAAGCTGGTACTgtactgtcacttttttttggtggcgattgtgtatttaaaacgaaTCTAAAGGAGTTCGTTTTCGCTACCTTTAACTTTCTGTGAACCTTTGTTTATTCATTAGcttgcgagctagctagctagctccaaACTAACCAATGTAAACTATAACTACTCGGAATAACCATTCGGTCATTTTTACATGTTTGCACGCGCGTGCCTTTTTTTGCCTCACGTCGTTTAAGTCCTCATTAGATGATTATGCTGTACTTTACACTATTTACTTAATTGATTGTAGTGACATtttcgtatattttttttttacacgcgaGCTCTGCTTCAACTGTTTAACCAGTTACAATGTAGTTTAGGTACATTTTtacagaaatttaaaaaataaaatatatgcgGAGGACATGTTAAAGTCTGATTAAATCTAAGTTGGtggaagccagagtacctggagtTGATTTCATGCATTTTTCTGCTCTTTCTCTCTTGCTCCAGGCAAACAGACAATAAAGGACACGATATCCGAGGCTGTTAAAGCACATACCGGGTGTAATTCTGTCAACTGTAGCTGCCATCTAAAGTGAGTGTGATCACCAACTATTTAAATAATGATCCGCACAGACTGACAGTATGATTTTATTTCTGATGTTGCTTTCACAAATTTAACAGGACTTGACTCGCAAAGCCCTTACTTTGTACCGTGTATGTTTTTCCGAACTGCAGGGTCTTGCAGCAAGACTTGGCTCCCTTTCAGGGAGGAATTTCAGAGAATCTCATGGCTTCAACAGTCCAAAGAGGGATTGGCACCCACTACCAGATTATTGGACATAAATTGTACAGGGAACATAACTGCATGTTTCCAGCCAGGTCAGTTCTGCCCGGTAACAGGCATGCTGTCAAAATTgcaattttgtcctttttttttaaattacatttcatttccttttgtgtCTTCAGGTGCAGTGGGGTTGAGCATTTCATATTAGAGGTGATTGACAAGTTACCTACTCTGGAGATGGTGGTAAATGTCAGGGATTATCCTCAAGTGCCCAATTGGGTTCAGCCAACCTTACCGGTTTTCTCCTTCAGCAAGGTGAGTGTGCACGTGAACTCGGGTTGCAAAGGGAAATGAGATGTGGGAAGGCCGTGACCCGTCAGCCAAGTTCGGGGTGGGGTCATGTGCCTTCTAGTTTGGTCCGATTGTGATTCGAGTGCAGTACAGGAGTTAACCAGAAAGCTTTAATTGCATACTAGCTAGTTAAAAATGGCacgaaaagtgaaaaaaaaaaaaaggatgactaGTAtgacatgggcggcccggtagtccagtggttagcacgtgggcttcacagtgcagaggtaccgggttcgattccagctcaggcctccctgtgtggagtttgcatgttctccccgggcctgcgtgggttttctccgggtactccggtttcctcccacattccaaaaatatgcatggtaggctgattgaacactctaaattgtccctaggtgtgagtgcgaatggttgttcgtttctgtgtgccctgcgattggctggcaaccggttcagggtgtcccccgccttctgcccggagacagctgggataggctccagcaccccccgcga
Protein-coding sequences here:
- the LOC127596463 gene encoding calsequestrin-2-like; the encoded protein is MLNRMLEMHLSLLCTFCIYFIVLCAAEEGLEFPNFDGRDRVLDINERSYKKALRRFDLLCLFYHEPVPANKGLQKRFQMTELVLELTAQVLENKNIGFGMVDAQKNAKVAKKLGLEEVGSLYIFKDDRIIEFDGELSADTLVEFLLDVLEDPVEIINNAMELRAFERIEEDIRLIGYFKGEDLYYKAFQEASERFQPYIKFFATFDKSVAKHLSLKMNEVNFYEPFMEEPVVLPGRALSETDIVDFVNRHRRATLRKLRAENMFETWEDDMDGIHIVAFAEEEDPDGYELLEILKDVARDNTNNPDLSIVWIDPDDFPLLTTYWEKTFKLDLFRPQIGVVNVTDADSVWLDMSNDEDLPTAEDLEDWIEDVLSGRVNTEDDDDDDDDREDFEEDLTEDGDENHDRDDDLYD